The DNA sequence CTTTTGGTTCGGGGGAGCGTCTTTTGCTTCCTCTCCGACCAGGTAGCTCTCTCCCCCCAAATGCTTCATTTGCCCCTTAAATACCCATCCAGTATTGACAGGCAAGCTTGGAAACTCAGGAGTAACGCTGACGACTTCAAGCCAGTTTTGGTTAGATGGTGCCGGTTTGGTGAGAACCTTAGTGCCACGAGGTAGTACTGCCAAAATAGGTGTTTGAGACGAATTGCCTTCACGAACCCTAAGCCCCAAGGATTTGGTTCGAAGATTTTCCTTTACTTGATAAAGGCCTTTCCCCCAGAAACCCGGTGGTTTAAGCGAAGGATTCGCTTTATAGGTTTCCCAATCAAGTAGGTGCATATAAAGACTGAAGAACGTAAGGCTCGGCCCAGGCGCAGCAGCCGCCCCGGCTGCAGGCGCTGGAGGTGCCGGCAACTCAAGTCGATGTTTAACCAGCACAAACCCCGTCGAATAAACCGAGTGCGTCGAGCCAAAATCAGAAGTCGGATACTTCTCGTCAATACGGTAGGCGACTACTTCTCCGTCAGCGATGCACCTGACCTCCGTCAGGTCGTTGACCAATCCCGAAGCCTCATCGAAATGAACACCACCATGCCAAAGACCATTGGCCCCCAATGGGTAGTAACCGTCCTTTGCTTTAGCTAACGCTTTGTAGAACTGCTGTGGATCGGTCGCTTCGGCTGTCCCTACCTTCAGGGGATACGACCATTTTTGAATTTTGTTCGTTGTCTCTGTCATTACCAATTACCTGAATTCTGATCCCTGGTGGCTTGGATTGCCGTCGATGTCTTACCCGGAAAAATTGAGCATTCGTTTCGGCTTGTGTTTGACCTGTTCTTCAGGCGCATTCAACAACGCCTGATCCATCAAACTCCCCGCCTTATCCTTATCCGCCGCCCCCGGCAGCACCGGCGGTTTGATCCCGATCCCGGTCCCCGACCCAGCCGAACCGCCAGCATTAATCTTCACCACCGGCCCAACCACCGTCACACCACCGCCATCCAGCTTGATGAAACTGCCGCCGCCGAGAATCGTCAGCTCAGTCCCCGCCTCAATAACAATCTTGTCCCCAGCCTTGATGTGTATCTCTTTCCCGGCACTGGTCAGTTGCGCCGTACCGAGCTTCACATGCTGGTTCTCACCAATGGTCAGGTGGTCGTCCATCCGCGCTTCGATCTTGCGGTCGCTGATGGTGGTGCGATGTTCTTCGGCCTTGAGCTCGGTGTAGGTGTTCTTCACCACGGTGTCGTGGCGTTCATTGCCGACCCGAATCTTCTGGTCGTGCTCGACGTTTTCATCCCAGTCGCGCTGGGCGTGGATGAAGATTTGTTCGGCGCCTTTTTTGTCTTCGATGCGCAGTTCGTTGTAGCCACCGCCGCCCGGGGAGCTGAGGGTTTTGAAGACGCTGCGGGTTTTGTTTGCCGGGAGGGCGTAGGGCACCGGGTTTTCCTTGTGGTACAGGCAGCCGGTGACCAGCGGTTGGTCGGGGTCGCCTTCGAGGAAGGTGACGAGGACTTCCATGCCGATGCGCGGGATGGAGATGGCGCCGTAGCGGTCGCCGGCCCAGGAGCTGGAAACGCGCAGCCAGCAACTGGTTTTGTCATCGGCCAGGCCTTCGCGGTCCCAGTGGAATTGCACTTTGATGCGGCCGTATTGGTCGCAGTGGATTTCTTCGCCTTTGGGGCCGGTGACCATGGCGGTCTGGCTGCCGAGCACGCGGGGTTTCGGGTGCTCCAGCGCGGGGCGGTAGAACACGTCCCACGGGGTGGCGAGGAAGGTGTTGCGGTAGCCCTGGTGGAAGTCGTCCTTGTGGTCGGTGGTGTCGCTGGTCACCGATTCTTCGAGGACTTGCGGCTGTTTGCCTTCGTGGAAGATTTCGGTGAGCAGCCACAGGTCGTTCCACTCGCTGCGCGGGTGGTCGGACATTTCCATGAAGTGGCCGCTGACCAGTCGGGTCTGGTCGCCGCGACCTTCGGCCTGGCGATAGTCGGCGCGGTGACGTTCGAGGGCGCGCTGGCTGAGGAATTTGCCGCGGGCGCGGTCGATGAAGCGGCCGGGGTAGTCGTAGTCTTCGAGATCCGGTTCAGTGCTCTCGCCGTCCGGCTTGTACGCTGCTTCCATTTGCAGGCGCGGTTTTTCGAAGTCGTAGTCGCGGCGGGTGGTGCGGCTGGTGCGGGTTTCCAGGCGCAGTTTGAAGCCTTTGATCACCGGTTCTTCGGCGACCATGCCGCTGCCCTGCACATACGCGGTCGGCTGGCCGAGGTTCGGGAACACGGTCTGGTCATCGCCGAACACCAGCAGATGGCCTTTCTTGCTGTGCTGGAAGTGGTAGTGAATGCCTTCCTCTTCGCACAGGCGCTGGACGAAATGCAGGTCGGTTTCGTCGTACTGCACGCAGTAGTCGCGATCCGGGCACGGCTGGCTCAGCTGGAAGCTGTAGGCATTGCCCTTGATGCCGTGCTCGTCGAGGATCAGCGCGATGATTTTCGGCGCCGACATCTGCTGGTAGATGCGCTGGTTGGTGCGGTGATGCAGGTATTGCAGCTGCGGCACCAGCGAAACCTTGTAGCGGGTCAGGCGCTTGCCGGCATCACCCTGGGCGACGCGGTAGATCTGGCCATGGATGCCCGAGCCTTGCGGATCGAGGGCGAGGAACGCCTGTTTGTGCAGGAGCTTTTCCAGGTCCAGATCCGGGTTTTCGCTGACCAGTTCCAGGTCGAAACGGAACGGCTGGCTGATGCCTTCGGTGCCGGTGAACGACAGCACTTGCAGGTCGCCTACGTAATCTTCAACGGTCAGGCTGAAGTGCGTTTCGTTAGCTGGGTTGAACATAGTGTGCTCCCTGTTCGAATGTCATCCGTTACGCCCGCAGTCGCAAACGCTGCAGCCAGGACGAAGTGGCGCCCAAGGCGTCACGCAATTGGTCGGCAGAAATATTGCGCTCCGCCGCGTCAAAGGCCAGCGCGGTGCGCAGCGCGGGCCAGCAGTGTGTCGGCAAATGTGCCGGGGCTTGCAGTTCGCGATCCAGGTGTTCGTCACGAGCCTGAGTCGAGGGCAAGCGGCGGAACGGGTGTTTGCCGCCCGCCAATTCGTAGATCACGCAGGCCACGCCGTACACGTCCGCGCTGGCCGACAGCGGTTGGCCCTCAAGCAGTTCGGGGGCGGCGTAGCCCGGGGTCCAGGCGTTGAAACGCTCGCGGCTCAGGTGCGGCAGGCCGGGCAGGATGCCCTCCTCGGCTTGCCCGAGACCAAAGTCAAACAGGCGCACGCCGTCTTCGCTGAGCATGACGTTGCTCGGTTTCATGTCACCGTGCAGCACGCCGCGACGGTGGGCGTAGGCCAGCGCGTCGAGCAGCGGCAGCGCGATGTCGCGCAGTTCTTTCCACGGCAGGCCCAGCGGCCGCTCGCAGAGCAGTTTGTCCAGGGTCAGGCCACGCATGAGTTCCATGGTGATGAAGGCCCGCTGGCAATCGGTGTCCACTTCGAACGTGTGCGGTCGCAGCACGTTGTCGTGGCGCAGGCGTCGGGTCAGGGCGAACTCGCTGTAGAGCAAGGCACTGGCGTCCGGCGACTCGGCAAATTCTTCGCTGAGGATTTTCAGCGCAATGTAAGGATCGGGATCGCCGAACTGTTCGTGCAACAGATCCCGGGCCCGGTAAACCGCACCCATGCCACCGGCCCCGAGCAGACGCTCGAGGTGGTAGCGGCCTGCCAGAACATCCGGCAGTTCGCCGACGCTGGCCCGTGTAGGCGCCAGCGCGGGTTCGGCGTTGTGCTGCTTTGCAAAAGCGAAATAGGTCAGGTTGTTGGCCTGCTCTTCGCTCATCAGCAAGTCGTCGACTGAGGATTCGATTTCAGTCATTGGCGGATCACCACGGCAGTCAGGTTGTCGCGAGCGGCGCCACGCAGGGCGCCGTCGAACAGACGTTCCAGCGCCACATGCGGCGCCGCCAGGCTGAGGGCGTTGCCGAGAGCATCGCTGCTCAGGCCTTGATACAAACCATCGCTGCACAGCAGGAACACATCGCCCGGATAGACCTCGAGTTCCAGCACATCCAGCGTCAGTTGTTCCGCCGCGCCCACCGCCCGGGTCAACGCCTGGGCCGCCGGGTGCGCCGCTGCCTGTTCGACGCTCATCTGCTGCTCGTCGATCAGTTGCTGCTGCAGCGAATGATCCTTCGACAGCTGATACAACCGCTGCCCGCGCCACATGTAGCAACGGCTGTCGCCGGCCCAGATGCAGGCCGCGCGATTGCCGTCTACCAGCAACGCCACGACGGTGCTGCCCATGATGCTGTCGTGACGCCCGGCGGTGACGGTCAACTCCTGCCCCAGGCGCCGGTTCAGCCAGTGCAGGCACTGGCGGATGGCTTTGAGGCGTTCGTCGAAGTCCTCGTGCTGCGGCAGTTCAGCCAGGCTGGCGACGATCAACTGGCTGGCGATGTCGCCACCCTGATGACCGCCCATGCCGTCCGCGACCACCCACAGCCCATGCTGCGGAGTGTCGAGGAAGGCATCTTCGTTGCGCGACCGCACCTTGCCCGGATCGGTTCGCGCCGCGCTGCGCCAGGGACTGGCCACGAGCATCAGAGCTGCACCGGCATACGGAAGGTGCGCATCACGCCCATGTCGAACGGGTTCGGCGTGCGCTGGCTGGTCAGCAGGTAGTTGGCGCGCAGGCCACCCACGTCGGCTTTCAGTACCAGCACGTCGCGACCGGTCAGGTACTCGGTCTGCATCAGGTCGAACAGACGGAACAGCGACCAAGGGCCGGAGTTCTTCTCGATGCCGATCGGGCGCCCGGCCATCTTGTCCATGACCAGACTGGTGCGACCGTCTTCAGCATCGGTCGGCCACTTGAAGGTCATTGGCAGGATCGGACCGTGGCGGTATTCCATGGTCTTGTCGCCGAACTTGAACTCGGAACGGCTGACGGCCGGATCGAGGGTGTACGGCTCAAGCTTGAACTGCACCGTCGGCTCGGCCGGGTTGATCGAGAAGAAGCTTTGGCGAATGTTCAGTGCAGCCGCCATCTGGTCGAGGAAGACCTTGGACACCGGCAGGCTGCGACCGTCGATGCTGCGCATCCGGTAGTTGCCCGGATCACCGCTGACGAACGGACGCATGTAGCTGTCGAAGAAGCGGTCGATGGTGCCTTGAGCCCGGAAGAACTCGCGGAAATCGCTGATCGCCACGTCGCTGGTGCTCGACGCACTGAACGGATAGCGCTTGCTGATGGTTTTGCCATACACGCTGTACAGCTCGTTCTGATAACGGCCGTTCAGGTATTGGTAGGCATCGTTGAGCACCAGGCGCCACGAATCTTCGGCCAGCACGTTGAACCACACGCTCAGCGGACGCGGCAGACGACCGGACGCATTGCGCAGGTTGGTCAGCGCATCACGCTGGCCGCTCATACGGGTCTTGGCCAGTTCGAACGCCGCTTGCTCCGGCGTGCTGGAACGGGCGAGGCCCGCCAGTTGCAGTTGCAGGTCGTTGAGTGCGGTGAATGCCGGGGTCAGGTCAGCGGCCGGGCCGTTGTTGTCGTCCAGCAACTTGTGCAGCGGCTCGAAGCGACGTTGCAGCGACTTCTTGGCGGTGTCCGGCAGGTTCTTCGCCACGTTCATGGCCGAAGCCTTGTCCGCGACAGCGGAAGCGAGTTTGCCGACCTTGCCCAGTTTGCCCTTCTGCCCCGCCAGCGCATCGGCGGCGTCACCCGCTTCATCCACCGGCTCTGGAGCTGCCTGGAAGCGGGTGTTTTCACGCACTTCGGTCAGCAGCGCCAGCACCGGCGAGTTGGCCGAGGTCAGGCCCGCCAATTGCTCGGCGCCCTCACCGGCATCGCTGATCGGTGGCAGTGCCACCTGGCCAACGGCCTCGCTCCAGTAGTTGGCGTAATCGCGGAAGTACAGTTGCTCCAGTTCGACCATCAGGCGACGCAAGTCCATGTCGCTGATGCCCGCGCCTTCGCC is a window from the Pseudomonas gozinkensis genome containing:
- a CDS encoding type VI secretion system tip protein VgrG — translated: MFNPANETHFSLTVEDYVGDLQVLSFTGTEGISQPFRFDLELVSENPDLDLEKLLHKQAFLALDPQGSGIHGQIYRVAQGDAGKRLTRYKVSLVPQLQYLHHRTNQRIYQQMSAPKIIALILDEHGIKGNAYSFQLSQPCPDRDYCVQYDETDLHFVQRLCEEEGIHYHFQHSKKGHLLVFGDDQTVFPNLGQPTAYVQGSGMVAEEPVIKGFKLRLETRTSRTTRRDYDFEKPRLQMEAAYKPDGESTEPDLEDYDYPGRFIDRARGKFLSQRALERHRADYRQAEGRGDQTRLVSGHFMEMSDHPRSEWNDLWLLTEIFHEGKQPQVLEESVTSDTTDHKDDFHQGYRNTFLATPWDVFYRPALEHPKPRVLGSQTAMVTGPKGEEIHCDQYGRIKVQFHWDREGLADDKTSCWLRVSSSWAGDRYGAISIPRIGMEVLVTFLEGDPDQPLVTGCLYHKENPVPYALPANKTRSVFKTLSSPGGGGYNELRIEDKKGAEQIFIHAQRDWDENVEHDQKIRVGNERHDTVVKNTYTELKAEEHRTTISDRKIEARMDDHLTIGENQHVKLGTAQLTSAGKEIHIKAGDKIVIEAGTELTILGGGSFIKLDGGGVTVVGPVVKINAGGSAGSGTGIGIKPPVLPGAADKDKAGSLMDQALLNAPEEQVKHKPKRMLNFSG
- a CDS encoding serine/threonine-protein kinase, which encodes MTEIESSVDDLLMSEEQANNLTYFAFAKQHNAEPALAPTRASVGELPDVLAGRYHLERLLGAGGMGAVYRARDLLHEQFGDPDPYIALKILSEEFAESPDASALLYSEFALTRRLRHDNVLRPHTFEVDTDCQRAFITMELMRGLTLDKLLCERPLGLPWKELRDIALPLLDALAYAHRRGVLHGDMKPSNVMLSEDGVRLFDFGLGQAEEGILPGLPHLSRERFNAWTPGYAAPELLEGQPLSASADVYGVACVIYELAGGKHPFRRLPSTQARDEHLDRELQAPAHLPTHCWPALRTALAFDAAERNISADQLRDALGATSSWLQRLRLRA
- a CDS encoding PP2C family protein-serine/threonine phosphatase; this translates as MLVASPWRSAARTDPGKVRSRNEDAFLDTPQHGLWVVADGMGGHQGGDIASQLIVASLAELPQHEDFDERLKAIRQCLHWLNRRLGQELTVTAGRHDSIMGSTVVALLVDGNRAACIWAGDSRCYMWRGQRLYQLSKDHSLQQQLIDEQQMSVEQAAAHPAAQALTRAVGAAEQLTLDVLELEVYPGDVFLLCSDGLYQGLSSDALGNALSLAAPHVALERLFDGALRGAARDNLTAVVIRQ